In Citrus sinensis cultivar Valencia sweet orange chromosome 3, DVS_A1.0, whole genome shotgun sequence, the sequence ATAGCATGGGGGCCTATATACCTATATATAAAAATGGTCAATCTAGCTTGGGTTTTGATTCTGAAGTTTATGcttttgtttatgtttttcacttatatgaATTAgctaaaagaaatatttttcattatcaccaaaaatataacattttttgCCTATTAATTGGCTGTGAGAAGAAACATTATTTcaacaattcaaatttgagtCTGCCAaccttttgtttcaaaaacaGCAGCAGAGTATTGCGTTGTTCAACAACCATTGTGCTTcgagaaatttattttaattccagGCAAATAGTCAAGGAAAATTTAATGCCAAGTTGAAGACAAGAGATTATGACCTTGAAAGTTTCTACCGATCATGAGATAATTATATATCTTTTAATCATTTAGTTCGCATTGATTCACCTTAATCCCTtattattgatgaattatGTAGGAACATATGAGCTTAGTTGGGTAATTAGTCATTTTCTTGGACCCTTTTGCTAATGGATTCACGGGAATGAAGCCACCGCTAATTGTGCCAGAAAATTTGGtatcatttattaaaagaagttgaatgaaaaagacaccaaatcttgaaattttgcaTGGCTTAAGATCCTttgataatgaaatttaattaaatataaaacgtACGCTTAAAACACACTTAATTATTGTCGTCTTTCTCGTCttgatatttgattaaaagTCTTGATATTACTATGTGATGCCAACTGTAGGATTTGATATGTTgtattgataataattatatgaaataattatgtatgtaGCTTAAACTAGGCGCATATGTGACTGGCTAAGAGAAATACAATATAAGATTAAAGAACTCAAAATAATCACCCGTACGTACcacccaaaaaataaacctAATAAATACTCAACTTGGAAGACAAAATTTAGAACTAATCTTGTTTTAACAACTAAAACAATGATACTTCGGCTGGGATTTCAATAATGTCAACAACATTTAGTAGAGTAGGAAgttgtttaatttatgttgtataaggatattttattgatttaaactcatagttatttatttatttattttacaacaaACTATAACCAAACAAACGATGGAACTTTTTTCAAGAAGTTTGATATTGATCATTtgtgttgaatgaaaatataaatcatttcATTATACAGCTCAACACGGTTTCTGAATAACGTAAGATGTTTCATGGGCAAGATCATTATTTTATGTGTCTTCTTTTGTCACATtcgtattattattaataaatttcaaccAAAACTTCAGAACTAGAACATTCAATGATTGCTACAAATATTTTCTACTTATAAGATATGAGGATGATTATTGACTACTTAGtaatcacccaaaaaaaaaaattgatataatttGCATAAAATCTCACAAAAATAGTAgaatgtttctttttgttctattttatttaattcaaatatcattttctaaAAACTGAATATGCTAAAGGAAAGCTTGTTGCTCCTTATGTTCTTAAACAAGTTCAAAAACTAAagaaataaacttgaaatagtttataatttaatagatgCTCGTATGAggtttaaaagtaaatttaggTCTCATTTGATATTAAGGTTAGACAATTGTTAAGCTTGTTTAAAATTGAGATTGGCAACTATAACTTGGAAAAATTACAGTAccaaagtgtttggtaaatcctATTTGCTGTGATTTGAAAGTtaaattggtttaattttatacatgtcagataaaaatctattatatctttattaattttatcaaaattattatttaaaaattatatatactacgtataattataacttatttcaaaacaattgtaacttaaaagttacagtaccTCAATACCAAGTAAGATCTTATAAAATAGTACAAAATGCATGTGTGAATATATGGCAGCGAGcatttttgatattattattttaaggaCAAAACCATTGGAAATAAAAAGCTTAcaatattgtatttttcaactttaagtCCAATTTGTCAATTTATTACGGTTCGTTAACTAAGTCAGTCGGTGAGTGAAAATATCTCCATGTGACATTTTGTAATCTAAATTAACTTCCTATTGAATATTGATTTACTAATAAAACCATTGAATAGAGTCAAATCTTGTAATTTTGGTCATGGCAGATGCATTGGGATTTGGGGGTGACCAATTTTCAcatatttgaaagaaaaaaattcaaaaaacaaattgtCACTATTTGCATATTTTAGCAAAAGTGGTTAAATAATGTCAAAAGATGATGTTGTCAACATCTACCTTTCTACTTtctttaagattaaaaaaaaaggcttctTGAAGGTGCAATATCCTTATCAAGACACATGCTTTTTGGGTTTTGCTATGACAATAACAAGCAtaatttgttcttttcttcttttctaaTGATGGCAATAAGATTCTTTTACTTCTAATTTAAGCTTtcacttaaaagaaaaaaagtatatatgtatgtttatagtttttcaatgagagtcccctgattttaataaaattaaaataagttaaaagataaaataaacatacaCTTCAAAGTTGAAAGATGAAATGTACTTCAATCTGTATTTTATCATGtactatattaaaattttgaatttttaatcttttagtttaatctttaattttgttaaaattaggGCTCCCTCgttgaaaaatttatatatatatatatatatataaaattccCAAAATTTGTGGACTCTTTCTTAAGCTAAAGGAGTCCAGCAGACAAATTGGGCCTAGAGACGTCCAAAAAGTTGAAGCCCAAACCCGTAACAGGCTACGCCTTCAACTCCATTGACACCACTCCAAATTGTTTGGCAAAAAAATTCCGGGTACATCAACCTATATCGTTTACAGAAGAGGGGGACATTGAATTCTATTTATCATTACTATAATTGGGGAAAAAAGTCCCCTAACCCTCCAGATTTGCTAAATGTACACGTAGAAAACTTTCATTTCAGAAATAGTTACGCAGACTCACTTTGATTGCAGCGAtccaatgaattttattggGCATAATTGTCATAAAAACTGTGTAAAGCTTTCTGAGACTTGGTCTAAATATCTGTCTGGCTGTCACAGGCAGACTCTAATGGTAGAATTATAAAGACAATCAGCAAAATGAGCACATTTATCTCAGACCTTTACAACGATCACTGAAATTCCGGGAGACGTAACCAAAGAAAGAGCGATTCTAGTAAATCAGCCATATAAGTAAGATTTGTTATAGTGGAAGAGACTTGATTTGAGGTAAAATGtaaccaaaatgaaaaaaaaaaattaatgaaatgaaatgaaggATTCCAATTAGCAGCTGTGAAATATGACAACCAGGAAACTATACATGCCAAAACTGCACTTTTTAACCTAATAAAGCATATCATGTATAGTTAATGACATCTAACATTCCAAATAGAGTCAGAAGCCCCTAATTAACTCAATGTTTACATTTACACTTCTGATGAGCTATTAGGTAGCAAGGAAGAACTACAAGTATTTTCGCAGCAATAGATTTTTCAGCCAAATTTTCAtggcattttttatttatactagAAATTACCATTTGCAAAAGCACTTGCTTCCGTATACAGGGTTGAAGAAACAACGAAAGCACCTCCattttgatgaaaatattaGAGATCTACATCAACGCTGGACAAGCAAGCCCTGAAGaagagaggaaaaagaaaatgaacacagtgaagaaaattgaaccactaaagttattttaaaagtgCCATAAACATATGCATAAGCAAATTACTCTTCTATCAGCAATCATATAATCtcaccaaataaataaagatcaCAGGTGATTTCAACCTGATCTTTCGGAGGACCACCATAACAATGCACTTATTTCTCTAGTGCCTTCATATTTGTATGCATGCATGAAGTGCTTTTGTAGGAACCAAAACAGAGAACAGTTATGAACCACTTTAAGCATGTCAAGAAACGAATGAACATATATCTACACCATtaacttatattatatttccatgatcaaaatcaatttgaattCTAAGATACCATTAAACAGATGAGCATTCGTAAGTTTTTCACAATACTAGATAACTGGGTGTAAATAGAGGGTCCCCCCACCCAAAAGTCTTTTTTTCGCAATAGGTTCGTAACTATGAGGAAGAACTGGGCAAATTAATATGTTTTGcacaataaattattgtgttaTACACTGTAAGCATAGATGGAAAGGACCCGAATACCCACCTGTCTCCTCCTTCGGCTATGCATGATGTACCAAGAGCGGGCCATGACATAGCATGGAAGAAAAAAACCAGCAAACTGAAGGAGTGAAACCTGAAACTGACCTCAAGGATTCAAATTCAGTGCTCAACATCCAAcgggaagaaaataaaaattcattaataaagTTAGAAAATTGCATCTAcaagtttttttataaaggaaaatttaTGGAAATTTCTACCCTAATTTCATTCAATATATGCACTCATTTCTGCATCTAAAGGCTATATAATTGTTGTgaaggtatatatatataattacgCTTGTCATAATGCAGAAGAAAAAGGGCATGAAAAACGAATACTTCAGCAGTGCTCAACATCCAAcgggaagaaaataaaaattcagtaATAAAGTTAGAAAATTGCATGTACAAGATtttttataaaggaaaatttaTGGAAATTTCTACCCTAATTTCATTCAATACATGCACTCAGTTCTGCATCTAAAGGCTATATAATTGTTGTgaaggtatatatatatatttacgcTTGTCATAATGCAGAAGAAAAAGGGCATGAAAAACGAATACTTCAGCGTCAGCATAGCTTACACTGAAGAAAGTTGATGATTCCTGTACCATCCCGGAATCTCTAGTGGCTATCAGAACTTGGCGCATAAGCCAAACCATCAGCAACTATCAACAATAACAAGCACATTAGCCCATTGAGCATATGAATGttaagaaaaaacaaacagaaatCCACAAGGTTATTCTTACAATTAGAGCAATAGATCGCAGACAGGCAATGCTACTTGTATTAGCAACAGCGTAATCCTCATACTCTGACTGCAGAAACTGACGTTCAGCAGCTGCCAGAGCTAGTAAATGAGAATCACGGAGATCAATGTGCGGACCCCAAGCTTGCCTGAAACCAAGGGGTAAAGTTCCATGAAACATGATGAGTTAATTTAAGAGACATAAGTACTCCAGAATGAAGCATAAGCAAGAGAACAGAGAATGAGAGCATCGAAGCATTACCTGATATCAATTGCCATAACATCTGAATTGCTTCTGGCTGGAGGAAGAGAATAATTTGGTGAAAATATCTGCAATTACTCAGTACAGCgtatataagttaaaatttcaaaagacaTAATTATTCGACCATAATGATGGTTCTATATGCTGATAGAAACTTCTACCTGATTGCAGATTTCACATGTGATGTCACCTTTCTTATTACACCATCTCTGGATGCATTTCCGATGAGCAAACTACATTGACAAAGAGGAGAGTTCAGCAGATTATTTCCAAACCCCAACTTACGATTGTATCCCAAGTAATCAGAAATCATCAAAGCAATATATGGACTCCTATTACAGTGTATTGCCCGCATTATTTCCAAAGCTCAATCTCACTTCAAAATGTTTTGTGCAGTAAGTTCTTTTAATGTgtgaaaaatttaatgtagggaattttggaaaaacaaatcaaaattttaacctTCAGCTATTGATTATCTTGTTGAGCTCAAAATACAGCTtgctcaaaattaaaatacatctGCCAAATTGCCAGGATAGAAAGTCTTTTGGGAAGTTTCACAGTAGGAGAagaaaattcatcaaaaaaaaaaaatccaatagCGATtgcttaataaaaatagagaaataaatagaaatatgagGCACTTGcactaagaaaaaaaaaaattaacaattgcCAGCAAATGTACTTAGTTTGAAACTGAAATTTCTCTGGCCGccattaaaatacataaaaagaatatattttgatattttactGAACGAGCTActaactcttttattttattttattttttttcccttgtcactctagagaaaataaacacaaGCATATATTATAAAGGTCAATATTTGAtactttcatttgttttcctGGGCTTTCTTGGTAACCAAACAGGGGATTAAATCACAACAAACAAACACATAGTgatccacaaaaaaaaactattaaaaagaaaatcactCTTTGACCAAGTAAATCCACATTATTTACTGATTTACAATAGAAAAATTGTATGTTAAATAAGAAAACCcagattttttttcagaagaagaaaagtacACTCACAACATAACTCATTAAATGCAAACACCAACCAATGCCCAcacattcaaatttcaaccaaaaaaggaaaaaattaagacATTCAAACTGAATAATTAAAGGGCTTtccaaatttgaaaagaaagatagaaaaattcattaaagagAACAGAGAACAAAAAATCTATCAAACCCCCACAAAAAtttaacagaaataaaattacccacaaaagcaaaaaagcaaaagaaacaagaaaaaaaaatatttttttttgttcgaAATCAGACCTTGAGAGTGCCATTACAGGCACAAGGAGCTTCCATGTTATGAACTTCATCTTCCTCTTGACAAATCCTACACTCGACCATCACCATTAAAGCTGCTGCTGAAGATGATGAACACCCTTCACCTCCATTTTTACAATCTTTATTGCTCCTCTCTTCTTGCTCTGAAACAACAACATTAACACTATTCAATGTTGCATTTTGCGTCTGTGTTTGTGCTTGTGCTTGTGCTTGTGATTCTAATGGCCTCTCAAAGCAAGCTGTTGCGATAATCCTGTCCACGCACACCATGAAATCATCATCCACCATCTCCAGTTTTTCACTCTTGTGCTTCTCTCTCTATGTGTATATgcgtatatattatttgtgtaCAGATGTTTCTCTCTTTAAATGTATAGAGGAAAGAAAATACACACTACAGGGatcgagagagagagagagagtgtgtgtgtgtgtgtgtgtgtgtggcgAGGGCCGAGGGGAAGTGGGTGTATAGAAAAGGCCGAAACACAATGTTACAAGGTCGCTGAATTTACGAAACGAACCAGTAATTGACTCCCGCATGGACTTGAATGTCCCTTGTCGTTGCTTTCATTTACAGTTCTGTGTTGTGTGTCAGACATAATATCTTTTGTACTTTGCATGAGCAATAACATATAGATCCTTTATGTTTTATGGTTTCTCAAATAAAGAGATATagttttattatcattttctcggtccagttttcttatagaGATTAAtcaaatgatatattattatatatatatttatagagcTAAATTTCTGGAGAGAGGGTATTTTGAAGCCagtttatattatattctatCTTGATTTTACAGACtttgagaaattatttattattaatctcGTGATAGTATTTATCCAtctatctcaaatatttttagaaatatcaTTATCATACTTTTGAATTATCATGCattatgcatttattttgaaattctatcatgttatttttttctacttCATAAACATGCTTTGATTTTTgtacttttataatttgtgcGTTGCTTTCTCCGCttcattattatatattattttgtattaaaaaatttgtcatTTAATCATATCTATTTTTAACTATGTAATTTGCAGAAGTCTACTTATACTTTTGTCATATCATTTTGGCTAGAGATATtggtataaaatattttataatatttaataataatcatgtttatttctttgtgctaaatcatttttacacattttttcttCACAACTATTTACTTGAAAAGAACTattcataacaaaattatataattttatttgattgttaaaaGCATTTAATATcaatccattaatttttatttattaatttaaattttcactttgaattttattttaccataattATAGATATAGAAgcaaaatactaaattttgaaatagagATGTTTGACTCAGTTGAAAAATGTGAAGGGCCTATTTAATATAAACTAAACAATAAGctattattttagaaaacctaaaaaattgggtatcaaatttattatccCGTTTTCAATGGTTTCATTGTTTTGACGAGTTCCAACTGaggagtttttattttattttatttattttaatttaaataaagggGGAGTTGTTATCGGtgattctttttttgggttaattgaagcattcATTTTTCTAATACAAAAACATGACAATTGTTGACTATTTTTCCAAGTAGtctcttaaaatattattgtacaaaaataaatcGATGATAACAAGTACAAATTTTCTATCATTGAGAAGATAGTAGCCTTCCGTTTCCacatagatatatatataaactaagagaaaataaacagaaaagattctaaatttataattttctattaagtttggaaaaaattataatttgaacatttaatttaaattggttttggacttcaattttttttttccttttccttttggGGTCATAAGACATAACAACATACCTTCCacaaattgtattaaatttatatattttatagcGAATCCCATGAAGTATGATTGATTATATGGCaactacaaataataataattttttttaaaaaaaaaaagaagcataaaGTAGACCAGCAACATTACAACAGTACCTAAAACAAGCCCCAgattgaggaaaaaaataagaacaataCAACAAAAGAACTCTTGTTTTTTATATACCAAAAGACTGCAAGATCAAGACAAAAGCAAATTGATCCCAACTTGACGACTTCAAATTGCCATtctcaaatgaaaaattatatgcaaGAATTTCCACATGGTTTCGAAGCTATGACTATTCTTATGCTACGACCAATACTCACAATTTGGCTTTAACGAACATGTTACCCAATACCtactttatttacaattacatTGCCTCATGGTGCAAGTCATATTACCTAATAATGTCCAAAAATATTCACGAACTCTGTCAAATTGCAAAgctaatagaaaaaaaaaattgtattaaatttatgaaaggCCAT encodes:
- the LOC102616298 gene encoding uncharacterized protein LOC102616298 isoform X1, which codes for MVDDDFMVCVDRIIATACFERPLESQAQAQAQTQTQNATLNSVNVVVSEQEERSNKDCKNGGEGCSSSSAAALMVMVECRICQEEDEVHNMEAPCACNGTLKFAHRKCIQRWCNKKGDITCEICNQIFSPNYSLPPARSNSDVMAIDIRQAWGPHIDLRDSHLLALAAAERQFLQSEYEDYAVANTSSIACLRSIALILLMVWLMRQVLIATRDSGMVQESSTFFSFQVSLLQFAGFFLPCYVMARSWYIMHSRRRRQGLLVQR
- the LOC102616298 gene encoding uncharacterized protein LOC102616298 isoform X2; the protein is MVDDDFMVCVDRIIATACFERPLESQAQAQAQTQTQNATLNSVNVVVSEQEERSNKDCKNGGEGCSSSSAAALMVMVECRICQEEDEVHNMEAPCACNGTLKFAHRKCIQRWCNKKGDITCEICNQIFSPNYSLPPARSNSDVMAIDIRQAWGPHIDLRDSHLLALAAAERQFLQSEYEDYAVANTSSIACLRSIALILLMVWLMRQVLIATRDSGMVQESSTFFSVSLLQFAGFFLPCYVMARSWYIMHSRRRRQGLLVQR